The proteins below are encoded in one region of Aquisphaera giovannonii:
- the fae gene encoding formaldehyde-activating enzyme, with amino-acid sequence MASEIVMNIGEALAGEGNEIAHIDLLIGKKDGPVGVAFANALANQSAGHTNLLAVLTPNLVAKPATVMITKVTIKGMKQAVQMFGPAQYGVAKAVADCVAEGTIPAAQADELVIVCGVFIHPAADDNAKILKYNYEATKLSIERAMKNSPTPAEITAQKDKVEHPFAK; translated from the coding sequence ATGGCCAGCGAGATCGTCATGAACATCGGCGAGGCATTGGCCGGCGAGGGCAACGAGATCGCCCACATCGACCTTCTGATCGGCAAGAAGGACGGGCCCGTCGGCGTCGCCTTCGCCAACGCGCTGGCCAACCAGTCCGCCGGCCACACCAACCTGCTCGCCGTGCTCACGCCCAACCTCGTCGCCAAGCCGGCCACCGTGATGATCACGAAGGTGACCATCAAGGGCATGAAGCAGGCCGTCCAGATGTTCGGCCCGGCGCAGTACGGCGTGGCCAAGGCCGTCGCGGACTGCGTGGCCGAGGGGACCATCCCCGCCGCCCAGGCCGACGAGCTCGTCATCGTCTGCGGCGTCTTCATCCACCCCGCCGCCGACGACAACGCCAAGATCCTCAAGTACAACTACGAGGCGACCAAGCTCTCGATCGAGCGGGCCATGAAGAACTCGCCGACCCCCGCCGAGATCACCGCCCAGAAGGACAAGGTCGAGCACCCGTTCGCCAAGTGA
- a CDS encoding DUF6370 family protein has product MRKLLTLVAVGVLFSGMTILKAADEGKKITIEGDGMCAKCAKVDKEAKKCQNVVIVTKDGKKTTYYLTGKLSDESHKSMGFCGASKDEPVKVKVTGTCEKKDDKLVLTPTEKIEKVD; this is encoded by the coding sequence ATGCGCAAGCTGCTGACGCTGGTGGCCGTGGGCGTGCTGTTCTCCGGCATGACCATCCTGAAGGCCGCCGATGAGGGCAAGAAGATCACCATCGAGGGCGACGGCATGTGTGCCAAGTGCGCCAAGGTGGACAAGGAAGCGAAGAAGTGCCAGAACGTCGTCATCGTCACCAAGGACGGCAAGAAGACCACGTATTACCTGACCGGTAAGCTGTCCGACGAGTCCCACAAGAGCATGGGCTTCTGCGGCGCCAGCAAGGATGAGCCCGTGAAGGTGAAGGTGACCGGCACCTGCGAGAAGAAGGACGACAAGCTCGTCCTGACGCCGACCGAGAAGATCGAGAAGGTCGACTGA
- a CDS encoding alpha/beta hydrolase family protein yields MIAKHPRGTGRLVGMVVGAVACACLLVPAATALALDDQAGRDHLRVTPEMLTPPAARPADGFHAEGVEAIFYDGLPWKGKPTRVFAWVGMPSRAAGEKVPGIVLVHGGGGTAFDAWVRLWTGRGYAAIAMDTCGTVPRGTYANWERHEAGGPPGNRFEDSEAPAADQWPYHAVADVVLAHSLLRSRPEVDPGRIGITGISWGGYLTCIASGIDDRFRFAVPVYGCGFLGEDSVWKDEIAKLGPRGRRWLDLWDPSHYLPGGRMPKLWVTGTNDFAYPMDSLRKSCRSAGGRSTLCIRPRMPHGHGGAGENPEEIRAFADAVVRGGKPLVEITGQSRRGDKVRVEYRGDAAVVKAELLSTKDDGRWTDRRWEAAGAAVDPAAHAATATLPPGATTYFLNLHDDRGLLVSSEHVEVRGTSESAPVSGLP; encoded by the coding sequence ATGATCGCGAAGCACCCACGCGGCACGGGCCGCCTCGTCGGGATGGTCGTCGGGGCCGTCGCCTGCGCGTGCCTCCTCGTCCCGGCCGCCACGGCCCTCGCCCTCGACGACCAGGCGGGCCGCGATCACCTCCGGGTCACGCCGGAGATGCTCACGCCGCCGGCCGCCCGCCCCGCGGACGGCTTCCACGCCGAGGGCGTCGAGGCGATCTTCTACGACGGCTTGCCGTGGAAGGGGAAGCCCACTCGCGTCTTCGCCTGGGTCGGCATGCCGAGTCGGGCGGCCGGGGAGAAGGTGCCCGGGATCGTGCTGGTCCACGGGGGCGGCGGCACCGCCTTCGACGCCTGGGTCCGCCTCTGGACCGGGCGGGGTTATGCGGCCATCGCGATGGACACGTGCGGCACCGTGCCGCGCGGCACCTACGCGAACTGGGAGCGGCACGAGGCCGGCGGGCCGCCCGGGAATCGCTTCGAGGATTCGGAGGCGCCGGCGGCGGACCAGTGGCCCTACCACGCGGTCGCGGATGTCGTCCTGGCGCACAGCCTGCTGCGGTCGAGGCCGGAGGTCGATCCGGGCCGGATCGGGATCACGGGCATCTCGTGGGGCGGCTATCTCACGTGCATCGCGTCCGGCATCGACGATCGCTTTCGGTTCGCCGTCCCCGTCTACGGCTGCGGGTTCCTCGGCGAGGACTCGGTGTGGAAGGATGAGATCGCGAAGCTGGGCCCGCGCGGCCGTCGCTGGCTGGACCTGTGGGACCCGTCGCACTACCTCCCGGGCGGCCGGATGCCCAAGCTCTGGGTCACGGGCACGAACGACTTCGCCTATCCGATGGACTCGCTCCGGAAATCCTGCCGGTCGGCCGGCGGCCGTTCGACGCTCTGCATCCGCCCGCGGATGCCGCACGGCCACGGCGGGGCCGGCGAGAACCCCGAGGAGATCCGCGCCTTCGCCGACGCTGTCGTCCGAGGCGGCAAGCCGCTGGTGGAGATCACCGGGCAGTCCCGACGCGGGGACAAGGTCCGCGTGGAATACCGGGGAGACGCCGCGGTCGTGAAGGCCGAGCTGCTCTCCACGAAGGACGACGGGCGCTGGACCGATCGCCGCTGGGAGGCCGCTGGGGCCGCCGTGGATCCCGCGGCGCACGCAGCCACCGCGACGCTGCCGCCGGGCGCTACGACCTACTTCCTCAACCTGCACGACGACCGCGGGCTGCTGGTGAGCTCGGAGCACGTCGAGGTCCGCGGTACGAGCGAGTCGGCCCCGGTCAGCGGACTTCCGTAA
- a CDS encoding right-handed parallel beta-helix repeat-containing protein, whose amino-acid sequence MLGNVQVGLPGPRPRAPRRRGARAIARRRGDWSPEWLEDRVLPSGLTYTVDRTTDTGAGSGTSGDLRYAITQANLNTGSTIQFAVTGTIGLGSPLPDIASDVAINGPGASRLTILGTGSAPILKINGFFTVGLSGVTIANGKAYGYGDGGAIDNIYGTLTVTACGFSGNTANTGGAIYNSGHLTVAASTFSTNTAYAFGAAISNDGTATVSTSTFAGNMANDGGGAISNRVNLDVSGCTFSGNSVGVIGRGGAIDNYFARVTIANSTFVNNSAALGGALDNYYATGAPGASHAIATLTDVTITGSSGGGIVNEGDTGGYLTLINSAVAGNNGGDAVGWVNGISSVNNLIGDGSQAVGISNGYNGNRVGTSSNPIDAKLGPLADNGGPTQTMAPLAGSPALGGGSGATTTDTDQRGVPRGRVLDIGAYQASATKVAVSGFPSPSAPGVPHSFTVRLTDPFGQPSLGFNGAVSLTSSDAAASLPTGQTLSAGQGTFTATLNTPGTQSITAATGGLAGSQAGIVVSGASAAFIQQDTKTQGDWKQAYGVEGYSVIGDRSSLPSYAAVTPSGQSSYSWAASTADPRALQKASAPSDRVAACWYRTTSFALDVNLADGQAHRLTLYAVDWDSSARSERIDVTDASTGALLDSRTLSSFHGGAYLSWSVSGHVRFQVTRLAGANAVLSGIFLGGANAPPASSAAFLSTDTATKGNWSGIYGVEGYSVIGDRSSLPSYAAVTPSGQSSYTWAASTADPRALQKASAPSDRVAACWYRTTSFALDVNLADGQAHRLTLYAVDWDSSARSERIDVTDASTGALLDSRTLSSFRGGAYLSWSVSGHVRFQVTRLAGANAVLSGLFLGGANAGQAGAGGSASMLAAGVRQQADRTDQPGLAGSAAPSPSATVCGAISPPPAWDNAIAALDDSAWPSKSRKRA is encoded by the coding sequence ATGCTGGGCAACGTGCAGGTCGGTCTTCCAGGGCCCCGTCCGAGAGCACCGCGGCGCCGGGGCGCACGCGCCATCGCCCGCCGCCGCGGGGACTGGTCGCCGGAATGGCTCGAGGACCGCGTGCTGCCCTCCGGGCTGACCTACACCGTCGACCGGACCACGGACACCGGCGCGGGGTCCGGGACGAGCGGCGATCTGCGCTACGCGATCACCCAGGCGAACCTGAACACCGGGAGCACCATCCAGTTCGCCGTCACCGGCACGATCGGGCTGGGCTCCCCCCTCCCGGACATCGCGTCGGACGTCGCGATCAACGGCCCCGGCGCCTCGAGGCTGACGATCCTCGGGACGGGGTCGGCCCCGATCCTCAAGATCAATGGGTTCTTCACCGTCGGCCTCTCCGGCGTGACGATCGCCAACGGGAAGGCGTACGGCTACGGCGACGGAGGCGCCATCGACAACATCTACGGCACCTTGACGGTCACGGCCTGCGGCTTCTCGGGCAACACGGCCAATACCGGCGGCGCGATCTACAACTCCGGCCACCTGACCGTGGCCGCCAGCACATTCTCGACGAACACGGCCTATGCGTTCGGCGCGGCGATCTCGAACGACGGCACCGCGACGGTGAGCACCAGCACGTTCGCCGGCAATATGGCCAACGACGGCGGCGGCGCGATCTCCAATCGCGTCAACCTCGACGTGTCGGGCTGCACGTTCAGCGGCAACAGCGTGGGCGTCATCGGCCGGGGCGGGGCCATCGACAATTACTTCGCCAGGGTCACGATCGCCAACAGCACGTTCGTCAACAACTCCGCGGCGCTCGGCGGGGCCCTCGACAACTATTACGCGACCGGGGCCCCGGGGGCGTCGCATGCCATCGCCACGCTCACCGACGTCACGATCACCGGCAGCTCGGGCGGCGGGATCGTCAACGAGGGGGATACCGGGGGCTATCTGACGCTGATCAATTCCGCGGTCGCGGGCAACAACGGCGGCGACGCCGTCGGCTGGGTCAACGGCATCAGCAGTGTGAATAACCTGATCGGAGACGGCTCCCAGGCCGTCGGCATCTCCAACGGCTACAACGGCAATCGCGTCGGCACGTCCTCGAATCCCATCGACGCGAAGCTCGGCCCGCTGGCCGACAACGGGGGGCCGACCCAGACGATGGCGCCGCTGGCCGGCAGCCCCGCGCTCGGCGGCGGCAGCGGAGCCACCACCACCGACACCGACCAGCGCGGCGTGCCGCGAGGTCGCGTCCTGGACATCGGCGCCTACCAGGCCAGCGCGACGAAGGTCGCCGTCTCCGGCTTCCCGTCGCCGTCCGCCCCCGGCGTGCCGCATTCCTTCACGGTCCGACTCACCGACCCGTTCGGCCAGCCTTCGCTGGGCTTCAACGGGGCCGTCAGCCTCACCAGCAGCGACGCCGCGGCGTCGCTGCCGACCGGCCAGACGCTGAGCGCCGGGCAGGGGACCTTCACGGCGACCCTGAACACACCCGGCACCCAGTCGATCACGGCCGCCACCGGAGGCCTGGCCGGCTCGCAGGCCGGGATCGTGGTCAGCGGGGCCTCCGCCGCGTTCATCCAGCAGGACACGAAGACGCAGGGCGACTGGAAGCAAGCCTATGGCGTCGAGGGGTACAGCGTCATCGGCGACCGGTCGAGCCTGCCCTCCTACGCCGCCGTGACGCCCTCCGGCCAGTCCTCCTACAGCTGGGCCGCCAGCACCGCCGACCCCCGCGCCCTGCAGAAGGCCTCCGCCCCCTCCGACCGCGTCGCCGCCTGCTGGTACCGCACCACCTCCTTCGCCCTCGACGTCAACCTCGCCGACGGCCAGGCCCACCGGCTGACCCTCTACGCCGTCGACTGGGACTCCTCGGCGCGGAGCGAGCGCATCGACGTGACCGACGCCTCCACCGGCGCCCTGCTCGACAGCCGCACCCTCTCATCCTTCCACGGCGGCGCCTACCTGAGCTGGTCCGTCTCCGGCCACGTCCGCTTCCAGGTCACCCGCCTCGCCGGAGCCAACGCCGTCCTCTCCGGGATCTTCCTCGGCGGCGCCAACGCACCGCCGGCGTCATCCGCGGCGTTCCTGTCCACCGACACGGCCACCAAGGGGAACTGGTCGGGGATCTACGGCGTCGAGGGCTACAGCGTCATCGGCGACCGGTCGAGCCTCCCGTCCTACGCCGCCGTGACGCCCTCGGGCCAGTCCTCCTACACCTGGGCCGCCAGCACCGCCGACCCCCGCGCCCTGCAGAAGGCCTCCGCCCCCTCCGACCGCGTCGCCGCCTGCTGGTACCGCACCACCTCCTTCGCCCTCGACGTCAACCTCGCCGACGGCCAGGCCCACCGGCTGACCCTCTACGCCGTCGACTGGGACTCCTCGGCGCGGAGCGAGCGCATCGACGTGACCGACGCCTCCACCGGCGCCCTGCTCGACAGCCGCACCCTCTCCTCCTTCCGCGGCGGAGCCTACCTGAGCTGGTCCGTCTCCGGCCACGTCCGCTTCCAGGTCACCCGCCTCGCCGGCGCCAACGCCGTCCTCTCCGGGCTCTTCCTCGGCGGCGCCAACGCCGGACAGGCCGGCGCGGGCGGCTCGGCCTCCATGCTCGCCGCCGGCGTCCGCCAGCAGGCGGACCGCACCGATCAACCGGGACTCGCGGGGAGTGCGGCCCCCTCGCCGTCCGCGACGGTCTGCGGGGCGATCTCCCCGCCGCCCGCCTGGGACAACGCGATCGCCGCCCTCGACGATTCGGCTTGGCCCAGCAAGTCCAGGAAACGAGCCTGA
- a CDS encoding ATP-grasp domain-containing protein: MNGQDSLLIVGACTRAAAYSAARAGLVPVCVDFFADRDLAALCDLERAEPSEGVDGLRERAHRMPATDWIYTGPLENRPDVVAGLSARHRLRGNGPEVLHAARDPARVAGLMERRGLPRAEVREGAAGLPRDGSWLIKPRASGGGLGIRRLDSDASPDAASCYCQRFLAGDGYSALFLAGSPLTRLVGVSKQILGLPGSPFAYRGSIGPCEMPWSVVETLRSMGRAMSEEFGLVGLFGVDFILHEGRPHPVEVNPRYTASVEVFELASGRSLLAEHVSACGGEGRGLRPRAGAAPVVGKLVLYAVEPVISPDIPVPGAGSCDPFAVPEVADIPWPGTAIAAGEPILTVFATGRDVEECGRGLRDAEEEWRRRLACRDMA, from the coding sequence ATGAATGGGCAAGACTCGCTGCTGATCGTCGGCGCCTGCACCCGGGCCGCCGCGTACTCCGCCGCCAGGGCGGGCCTGGTCCCCGTCTGCGTGGACTTCTTCGCCGACCGCGACCTGGCCGCGCTTTGCGACCTCGAGCGAGCCGAGCCGTCGGAGGGCGTGGACGGCCTGCGCGAACGGGCGCATCGCATGCCGGCGACGGACTGGATCTACACGGGACCCCTGGAGAATCGGCCGGATGTGGTGGCGGGCCTCTCGGCCCGGCACCGGCTCCGCGGCAACGGGCCGGAGGTCCTGCACGCGGCCCGTGACCCCGCCCGCGTCGCCGGGCTCATGGAGCGTCGCGGGCTGCCCCGCGCCGAGGTCCGCGAGGGCGCGGCCGGGCTCCCGCGGGACGGTTCCTGGCTGATCAAGCCGCGGGCGTCCGGCGGCGGGCTCGGCATCCGCCGGCTCGACTCCGATGCGTCGCCCGACGCCGCGTCTTGCTATTGCCAGCGATTCCTGGCGGGGGATGGTTACTCGGCCCTGTTCCTCGCCGGCTCTCCGCTCACCCGGCTCGTGGGCGTCTCAAAGCAGATCCTCGGCCTGCCCGGCTCGCCGTTCGCCTACCGGGGAAGCATCGGCCCTTGCGAAATGCCCTGGAGCGTGGTGGAGACGCTCCGCTCGATGGGCCGGGCGATGTCCGAGGAATTCGGCCTCGTCGGCCTCTTCGGTGTGGACTTCATCCTCCATGAGGGCCGGCCGCACCCCGTCGAGGTGAACCCGCGGTACACGGCGTCGGTGGAGGTCTTCGAGCTGGCCTCCGGGCGGTCCTTGCTGGCCGAGCACGTCTCGGCCTGCGGTGGGGAGGGCCGCGGCCTTCGCCCGCGGGCGGGGGCCGCTCCGGTCGTCGGGAAGCTCGTCCTCTACGCGGTCGAGCCGGTCATCTCCCCGGACATCCCGGTCCCAGGCGCGGGCTCATGCGATCCCTTCGCGGTCCCCGAGGTCGCCGACATCCCGTGGCCCGGCACGGCCATCGCGGCCGGGGAGCCGATCCTCACCGTCTTCGCGACGGGCCGGGACGTCGAGGAGTGCGGACGAGGCCTCCGCGATGCCGAGGAGGAATGGCGACGGCGACTGGCATGCCGCGACATGGCGTGA
- a CDS encoding DUF1464 family protein — protein MVRVIGTDPGTSSLDLLLFDDGRVRDQRRFEPMELKANPEMLADAILGWTPIDLVAAPSGYGLPLVRGDRIDEDELDQMSLVRPDERGQDRGVIGFRSWVRAFLATGLPTVFLPGGYHLPTIPAHRKVNAVDLGTADKVAVAALALEHDARLVGGYDRSTFAVVEVGSAFTAALVVQGGRLVDASAGTRGPLGLRSGGVWDGEMACWRSPLSKQDLFRGGLDDLGPEGPAAFRESLRKAAAGLRAVTPFERIYLSGAGLDRDDVLGLALEALDCLGRVERLPSLPNAWVKHAAQGSALLADALAGGRHAALAGSLRLAAARGCVWDAVGRR, from the coding sequence ATGGTTCGAGTCATCGGCACCGATCCCGGGACGTCCAGCCTGGACCTCCTGCTGTTCGATGACGGCCGCGTCCGCGATCAGCGTCGGTTCGAGCCGATGGAGCTGAAGGCGAACCCAGAGATGCTCGCCGATGCGATCCTAGGCTGGACGCCGATCGACCTGGTCGCCGCGCCGTCGGGCTACGGCCTGCCGCTCGTGCGCGGGGATCGCATCGACGAGGACGAGCTCGACCAGATGTCGCTGGTCCGGCCCGACGAGCGAGGCCAGGACCGGGGCGTCATCGGCTTCCGCTCCTGGGTCCGCGCCTTCCTGGCGACCGGCCTGCCGACGGTGTTCCTGCCCGGGGGCTACCACCTGCCCACCATCCCCGCGCATCGGAAGGTGAACGCAGTGGACCTCGGGACGGCGGACAAGGTGGCGGTCGCGGCGCTCGCCCTGGAGCATGATGCACGACTCGTCGGCGGATACGATCGATCGACGTTCGCCGTCGTCGAGGTCGGCTCCGCGTTCACCGCGGCCCTGGTCGTCCAGGGCGGGCGGCTCGTCGACGCGTCCGCCGGGACAAGGGGGCCGCTCGGCCTGAGGTCCGGCGGCGTCTGGGACGGCGAGATGGCCTGCTGGCGGAGCCCGCTGTCCAAGCAGGACCTCTTCCGAGGCGGCCTGGACGACCTCGGGCCGGAAGGCCCGGCCGCCTTCCGCGAGTCGCTGCGCAAGGCCGCGGCCGGCCTCCGCGCGGTGACCCCCTTCGAGCGGATCTACCTCTCCGGCGCGGGGCTGGACCGCGACGACGTGCTCGGGCTCGCCCTCGAGGCGCTCGACTGCCTCGGCCGCGTCGAGCGCCTGCCTTCCCTGCCGAACGCCTGGGTCAAGCATGCCGCGCAGGGCTCGGCCCTGCTGGCCGACGCCCTGGCCGGCGGCCGCCACGCGGCGCTCGCCGGGTCGCTCCGACTCGCGGCCGCGCGGGGCTGCGTCTGGGATGCCGTCGGTCGGCGATGA
- a CDS encoding NAD(P)-dependent methylenetetrahydromethanopterin dehydrogenase translates to MSAPAKPTILVQLDTDPQPSVFDGVVAVDSGVEHLFRHGGVTPENVRDLVYGALFTRGAGDLSRTALFIGGSRVPAAEAVLEAVKKAFFGPFRVSVLFDANGSNTTAAAAVLAALEAGGGSLRGTRVVTLAATGPVGQRIGRLLGRLGASVAVGSRDLGRARSLAEQLHATTDAEYVPFEMGRPEALAEQLESAAIVINSGPAGVQVLPASLWRSCKALKALIDLNAVPPLGIEGVEATDKAKDRSGVLAWGALGVGGTKMKIHKKAIRQLFTSNDHVLDAEEVLELGRSLD, encoded by the coding sequence ATGAGCGCCCCCGCCAAGCCCACGATCCTGGTCCAGCTCGACACCGACCCGCAGCCCAGCGTCTTCGACGGCGTGGTCGCCGTGGATTCGGGCGTCGAGCACCTGTTCCGGCACGGGGGCGTGACCCCGGAGAACGTCCGCGACCTGGTCTACGGCGCCCTGTTCACCAGGGGCGCCGGGGACCTCTCGCGGACGGCGCTCTTCATCGGCGGCTCCAGGGTGCCGGCGGCCGAGGCCGTCCTCGAGGCGGTGAAGAAGGCCTTCTTCGGCCCGTTCCGGGTCTCGGTCCTCTTCGACGCCAACGGCTCGAACACCACCGCCGCCGCCGCGGTCCTCGCCGCCCTGGAGGCCGGGGGCGGCTCGCTCCGAGGTACCCGGGTCGTCACGCTGGCGGCTACGGGCCCGGTCGGCCAGCGGATCGGCCGGCTCCTCGGCCGGCTGGGGGCGTCGGTCGCCGTCGGCTCGCGCGACCTCGGCCGCGCGAGGTCCCTGGCCGAGCAGCTCCACGCGACCACGGACGCGGAGTACGTCCCCTTCGAGATGGGCCGCCCGGAGGCCCTGGCCGAGCAGCTCGAATCCGCCGCGATCGTCATCAACTCCGGCCCCGCCGGGGTCCAGGTCCTCCCCGCCTCGCTCTGGCGATCCTGCAAGGCGCTCAAGGCGCTCATCGACCTGAACGCCGTCCCGCCGCTGGGAATCGAGGGGGTCGAGGCGACGGACAAGGCGAAGGACCGCTCGGGCGTCCTGGCGTGGGGCGCCCTGGGCGTCGGCGGCACCAAGATGAAGATCCACAAGAAGGCGATCCGACAGCTCTTCACGTCGAACGACCACGTCCTTGACGCCGAGGAAGTGCTGGAACTGGGACGTTCCCTGGACTGA